A region of Pseudarthrobacter sp. NIBRBAC000502770 DNA encodes the following proteins:
- a CDS encoding sirohydrochlorin chelatase has translation MNSPIMIACAHGTSNTQGAAEVNALRAAIAELRPGLDVREAYVDVQQPDLVDVVAGLPEGKAAVVVPLLLSVGYHVKVDIARAVKSRPGSAAAAPLGPDPRLAALLDQRLREAGTTDNDVVVLAAAGSSNPNAAVSVEELLGQLRQLRSNRMVAAYGASAQPSVPDAVAMLREELAGGAGAGDSAGAVDVGGRVVIASYLLAPGFFHDQLAKAGADVVTEPLLPSATLAEIALDRYDAAVATMGETPGEAPAAAAGEEPNEASPDAQRSGFFKVLRRFVTKYFPR, from the coding sequence ATGAACAGCCCCATCATGATCGCGTGTGCCCATGGGACGTCCAACACACAGGGGGCCGCAGAGGTCAACGCCCTGCGTGCCGCCATCGCGGAGCTTCGGCCAGGCCTTGATGTCCGTGAGGCTTATGTCGATGTCCAGCAGCCCGACTTGGTGGACGTGGTGGCGGGGCTGCCCGAGGGCAAAGCTGCGGTGGTGGTGCCGCTGTTGCTGAGCGTCGGGTACCACGTAAAAGTCGACATTGCGCGTGCGGTCAAGAGCCGCCCCGGCAGTGCCGCAGCGGCCCCGCTGGGGCCGGACCCGCGCCTCGCCGCCCTGCTGGACCAGCGGCTGCGCGAGGCCGGCACCACCGACAATGACGTCGTGGTCCTGGCTGCCGCGGGCTCGTCGAATCCCAATGCCGCGGTCAGCGTCGAGGAACTGCTGGGCCAGCTGCGGCAGCTCCGGTCCAACCGGATGGTGGCCGCCTATGGTGCCTCGGCCCAGCCTTCAGTGCCCGACGCCGTTGCGATGCTCCGCGAGGAACTCGCCGGGGGTGCCGGCGCGGGGGATTCCGCGGGGGCTGTCGACGTCGGCGGCCGGGTGGTGATTGCCTCCTACCTGCTGGCGCCGGGCTTCTTCCATGACCAGCTTGCGAAGGCGGGCGCCGACGTCGTCACCGAACCCCTGCTGCCGTCCGCGACGCTCGCGGAGATCGCGCTGGACAGGTACGACGCCGCCGTCGCCACCATGGGCGAAACGCCCGGGGAGGCACCCGCAGCGGCCGCGGGTGAAGAGCCAAATGAGGCTTCCCCCGATGCACAGCGAAGTGGGTTCTTCAAGGTCCTCCGGCGTTTCGTGACGAAATATTTCCCTAGGTGA
- a CDS encoding trimeric intracellular cation channel family protein, with amino-acid sequence MTFAFDNSPVWLDLLGVFFFAVSGSLLAARKQIDIVGSLLLASLVGLGGGVIRDIVLGIVPAAFTNPAYLAPPLLAMALVYFLFSSVQRYTSLLTLFDAAGLALFCMTGTVKALATGLNPVASVLLGVTTAVGGGLLRDITANEVPELFNPKDIYALPAFVGASFTAGLWVLGVFNVLTAAGIAALVFTFRVLAWRRSWQAPLAVRGWHRRPTDSGL; translated from the coding sequence ATGACATTCGCCTTTGACAACTCCCCGGTATGGCTGGATCTGCTGGGCGTGTTCTTCTTTGCCGTTTCGGGCTCACTGCTGGCGGCACGGAAGCAGATCGACATCGTGGGGTCACTGCTGCTGGCCTCCCTGGTGGGCCTGGGCGGCGGCGTGATCCGCGACATCGTCCTGGGTATTGTTCCGGCTGCGTTCACCAACCCGGCGTACCTCGCGCCGCCGCTGCTGGCCATGGCATTGGTGTATTTCCTGTTCTCCAGCGTCCAGCGCTACACGTCGCTGCTGACGCTGTTCGACGCTGCCGGCCTGGCACTCTTCTGCATGACAGGGACGGTCAAGGCCCTCGCCACCGGCCTCAACCCGGTAGCTTCGGTTCTGCTCGGGGTGACGACGGCCGTGGGCGGCGGTTTGCTCCGCGACATCACCGCCAATGAGGTTCCGGAGCTTTTCAACCCCAAGGACATCTACGCGTTGCCTGCATTTGTGGGTGCCTCGTTCACTGCCGGGCTGTGGGTGCTGGGCGTGTTCAACGTCCTGACCGCCGCCGGCATCGCGGCATTGGTTTTCACGTTCCGCGTCCTGGCCTGGCGGCGCTCCTGGCAGGCGCCGCTGGCGGTTCGCGGGTGGCACCGCCGGCCAACCGATTCGGGGCTGTGA